A part of Terriglobus roseus genomic DNA contains:
- a CDS encoding (2Fe-2S)-binding protein: MSDHSDEQKPLTAIERLSRRAFLTRAGAAGVATATAGVAAPLAAAAVVDSVSQAAQAPHENSIPGTVPITLRVNGQMHKVEIDPRATMLDTLRETLHLTGTKKGCDHGQCGACTIHVNGQRANSCLLFAAMQQNKEITTIEGLGSPDKLHPLQAAFVEHDGYQCGYCTSGQIMSAAAMLRESWGPADSDVKEALSGNICRCGAYPNIVAAVQACRRNATA, translated from the coding sequence ATGTCGGACCACTCGGACGAACAAAAGCCGTTAACCGCTATCGAACGATTAAGCCGTCGTGCGTTCCTCACGCGAGCAGGCGCTGCCGGAGTGGCGACAGCCACAGCCGGTGTTGCAGCACCTCTCGCCGCCGCAGCCGTCGTCGATTCTGTCTCACAGGCAGCGCAAGCGCCCCATGAGAACTCGATTCCCGGAACGGTTCCGATCACGCTTCGAGTGAATGGCCAGATGCACAAGGTGGAGATCGATCCGCGTGCGACGATGCTCGACACACTACGGGAAACGCTCCATTTGACCGGCACGAAAAAAGGCTGCGACCATGGCCAATGCGGAGCCTGCACGATTCATGTCAACGGCCAGCGTGCCAATAGCTGTCTTCTGTTTGCAGCCATGCAGCAAAACAAAGAGATCACAACGATCGAAGGACTCGGTTCACCGGACAAACTGCATCCATTGCAAGCAGCTTTTGTTGAACACGATGGATATCAGTGTGGGTATTGCACCAGCGGACAAATTATGAGCGCAGCTGCGATGTTGCGTGAATCATGGGGACCTGCCGACAGTGATGTCAAAGAAGCGCTCTCTGGCAATATCTGTCGTTGCGGAGCGTATCCAAACATCGTGGCTGCCGTACAGGCTTGCCGTCGTAATGCTACTGCCTAA